A portion of the Homo sapiens chromosome 16, GRCh38.p14 Primary Assembly genome contains these proteins:
- the ZG16B gene encoding pancreatic adenocarcinoma up-regulated factor precursor, whose translation MLLLLTLALLGGPTWAGKMYGPGGGKYFSTTEDYDHEITGLRVSVGLLLVKSVQVKLGDSWDVKLGALGGNTQEVTLQPGEYITKVFVAFQAFLRGMVMYTSKDRYFYFGKLDGQISSAYPSQEGQVLVGIYGQYQLLGIKSIGFEWNYPLEEPTTEPPVNLTYSANSPVGR comes from the exons atgctgctgctgctcacGCTTGCCCTCCTGGGGGGCCCCACCTGGGCAGGGA agATGTATGGCCCTGGAGGAGGCAAGTATTTCAGCACCACTGAAGACTACGACCATGAAATCACAGGGCTGCGGGTGTCTGTAGGTCTTCTCCTGGTGAAAAG TGTCCAGGTGAAACTTGGAGACTCCTGGGACGTGAAACTGGGAGCCTTAGGTGGGAATACCCAGGAAGTCACCCTGCAGCCAGGCGAATACATCACAAAAGTCTTTGTCGCCTTCCAAGCTTTCCTCCGGGGTATGGTCATGTACACCAGCAAGGACCGCTATTTCTATTTTGGGAAGCTTGATGGCCAGATCTCCTCTGCCTACCCCAGCCAAGAGGGGCAGGTGCTGGTGGGCATCTATGGCCAGTATCAACTCCTTGGCATCAAGAGCATTGGCTTTGAATGGAATTATCCACTAGAGGAGCCGACCACTGAGCCACCAGTTAATCTCACATACTCAGCAAACTCACCCGTGGGTCGCTAG